The DNA window TGAAACATGTGACTACTTGAATCTTCTttcaattgatttattttggGGCATGTTTTGTCTGACATGAAATGATTAATCTGCAGACAAATACATttctattcaaatatttttgtattttagaaaTCATTAGCCTGGATGCCTTACATATGGTATTACACTGTTGCTAGTGCCATGGGTGCCTTAGGAGGTaagaacaaatattaaaatgactACCATGATGTTTGATGACTTCATGAGTGACAGGCTATTGGTGTAAACAGTAGCCTGTGATAGTGGCTAtgacaagtctttgggctattaCAGGCTATTGGTGTAAACAGTAGCCTGTGATAGTGGCTAtgacaagtctttgggctattaCAGGCAAGTGGTGTAAATGGTAGCCAGTGATAGCGGCCAtgacaagtctttgggctatcaCAGGCTATTGGTGTAAATGGTAGCCTGTGATAGCGGCAAtgacaagtctttgggctattaCAGGCTGTTGGTGTAAACGGTAGCCAGTGATAGCGGCCAtgacaagtctttgggctatcaCAGGCTGTTGGTGTAAATGGTAGCCTGTGATAGTGGCCATGACAAGTCTTTAGGCTATTACAGGCTATTGGTGTAAATGGTAGCCAGTGATAGTGGCCAtgacaagtctttgggctatcaCAGGCTATTGGTGTAAACGGTAGCCAGTGATAGTGGCCAtgacaagtctttgggctattaCAGGCTATTGGTGTAAATGGTAGCCTGTGATAGCGGCCAtgacaagtctttgggctatcaCAGGCTATTGGTGTAAATGGTAGCCTGTGATAGTGGCCAtgacaagtctttgggctattaCAGGCTATTGGTGTAAACAGTAGCCTGTGATAGCGGCTAtgacaagtctttgggctattaCAGGCTGTTGGTGTAAATGGTAGCCTGTGATAGTGGCCAtgacaagtctttgggctatcaCAGGCTATTGGTGTAAATGGTAGCCTGTGATAGTGGCCAtgacaagtctttgggctattaCAGGCTATTGGTGTAAATGGTAGCCTGTGATAGTGGCCAtgacaagtctttgggctattaCAGGCTATTGGTGTAAACAGTAGCCTGTGATAGTGGCCATAATGAGTCTTTGGGCTATCACAGGCTATTGGTGTAAATGGTAGCCTGTGATAGTGGCTATGACAAATCTTTGGGCTATTACAGGCTATTGGTGTAAACAGTAGCCTGTGATAGTGGCCAtgacaagtctttgggctattaCAGGCAAGTGGTGTAAATGGTAGCCTGTGATAGTGGCTAtgacaagtctttgggctatcaCAGGCTATTGGTGTAAATGGTAGCCTGTGATAGTGGCCAtgacaagtctttgggctattaCAGGCTATTGGTGTAAATGGTAGCCTGTGATAGTGGCCAtgacaagtctttgggctattaCAGGCAAGTGGTGTAAATGGTAGCCTGTGATAGTGGCTAtgacaagtctttgggctatcaCAGGCTATTGGTGTAAATGGTAGCCAGTGATAGCGGCCAtgacaagtctttgggctatcaCAGGCTATTGGTGTAAATGGTAGCCTGCGATAGCGGCCAtgacaagtctttgggctattaCAGGCTATTGGTGTAAATGGTAGCCAGTGATAGTGGCAATGACTAGTCTTTGGGCTATCACAGGCTGTTGGTGTAAATGGTAGCCTGTGATAGTGGCCATGACAAGTCTTTAGGCTATTACAGGCTATTGGTGTAAATGGTAGCCAGTGATAGTGGCCAtgacaagtctttgggctattaCAGGCTATTGGTGTAAATGGTAGCCTGTGATAGTGGCTAtgacaagtctttgggctatcaCAGGCTATTGGTGTAAATGGTAGCCAGTGATAGCGGCCAtgacaagtctttgggctatcaCAGGCTATTGGTGTAAATGGTAGCCTGCGATAGCGGCCAtgacaagtctttgggctattaCAGGCTATTGGTGTAAATGGTAGCCAGTGATAGTGGCAATGACTAGTCTTTGGGCTATTACTATGATTTAGATAAAGAATAActtaaacaaaaaaattcatCTTATTCATTTGATGCTATATTTTTCTCAACAGTATGTGATTTCTTAGGAGAGAAACTTGCCTGGTTCTTTGGAATCACACAACCCAAATATCAATACGCAATAAATGAATACTACAGGAATCTTAGAGAGGTATGTATTGTATGATAATGAAATCACTTGAcccaaatatcaatatttacgAATTCTACAGAAATTTTCAAGAGGTATGTGTATTGCTCTGGTATTTGAAGTATACGATGAATAgattttcaaaactaaaaatgttgataatcAAAACCATGATACTCAAAAATATTTTGCTTatcaaaacataatttatgtttcacttgaaaatgaagaaaaatgttcatGGAGTATACCATGATGTCAGCATCATAGTAGATGGTGACACTCACTTTTActcaaaaaaaatacatttggttatttttgttgtttgcttagttgtattacaaaatacattattatttttatacacAGGAAGAGGAAGATGCCAGGCGAGCCAAGGAAGAGTTTGAAGAAGAACAACGTGAAGTCACTGAGAAGCAAACTGAAACACTTTCAAAACTGGAGGGTGGTGTTGAAGATGAAGTTGACATTACTTCCTAATTTATTTCTACCTTTTTTTGGTTTtcttttgtatgtgtatatatgaacagtaatttgatacaaaatatagaacatCACCTCCAAACACCTTCCTTTCGGTTCCAATGAATACTGCCTTGTGGTACATCTTGTGTGATTAGCTAGCCCAGACACGATCAAGCATTTTGACGCGTTTCACGCTCAGTTTGccatttttagtccccgcggacgaagtccggaacggggacttatggattgggttccgtccgtgcatccgtgtgtccgtgcgtccgtccgtccgcagccgtttcttggagatgcctgtaccgatttttttcaaacttggtacaggggcaacatgctatggcatacatatgcacgtcaatttgttttatgatacgatccaatatggccgcctagcagccattttgtttgtgaattttccctgtctaaagccataactcagacatgcttgaacaaatctcattcagagttggtattaggacagtgttctatggcatatatgtgcatattcattgttgtcatgatacgatccaatatggccgcctggcagccattttgtttgtgaattttcatgtccaaagccataacttagacatgcttgaacagatctcattcaaagttggtattaggacagtgttctatgacatacatgtgcatatccattttcattgtgatacgatccaatatggctgcctggcagccattttgtttgcaaattttccatgtccaaagccataactcagacatgcttgaacagatctcattcaaagttggtattaggacagtgttctatgacatacatgtgcatatccattttcattgtgatacgatccaatatggctgcctggcagccattttgtttgcaaattttccatgtccaaagccataactcagacatgcttgaacagatctcattcgaagttggtattagaacagtgttctatgacatacatgtgcatatccattttcgtcatgatacgatccaatatggctgcctggcagccattttgtttgtgaattttcaatgtccaaagccataactcagacatgcttgaacagatctcattcagagttggtattaggacagtgttctatgacatacatttgcatatccattttcatattgatatgatcccccatacccgaccaatcctttattgttgtaggcatgttccatgtccgacaagcagacacaacatatctaagtctgtttgatttaggttcacaagtgttgttgcgtgatcagagtagtgctaattccttaaaacccaatcatagcggggactatgtcattctcaatggcttgtccACAAAGTGCTCGATTGAACTCTTTCACACGCACTTTCATGCTCAGTTTGCTATTTTCTACAAAGTGCGCGTCGAGCACTTTTATGTGCACAGTCAATTTCGGAACCTTACCAGTACATACCTCGCTAGCCTGAAGATTGGTACATAGGTTATCCTTGCCGATATTGTAAGGGAAATGTAAAACACTCAATTCACAGTAAGATTAGAAAAAACCTGTCAGTTTTTCAAAGAGAAGAGATGATCGTTTGAGTGTCACTCTTATCTCTCTCACATTGCTGTTAGATTAAGCGGAGGGCAGTATTTATTGGAAAGGGATTTCTGCTCAATTATTTATATAAGCAAGGTGTTCTGCGGTACATATGTTAAGAAAAGAATGGGAATATGAATATTATGAGTTAGAACAAGTAGAGAAAGGATTTCTATCAACACAATGTGAAGGGCAGTATACATGTGACTGGCTGCTTGTATGATAGCTCAGCACTTTTGGGGATGTGAAATTTTCCCATGCCGGCTGACAAGTTGTCTAATCACAACACAGACCCAGAGAAGAGTGAATGGAATCGAAATAGAATTAGATGGAcagtttttaattttcaaatattgtctTCAGATTGTGGTAATATCTACTTCATatgacgttttttttttattcagcaGGTGTTAAcagttttcattaaaaaaagcATTATTGTGACACATtgagaaatttttttttcaaatgttctcCGACTAAAATCAAAGTTTTCATATAAAGGTGTATGTTTTAATaagttacataatttatttattttgtgtgtttgagATGTTGATACCATTCATATGAACAGAAAGTTTCCCTCTTTTCTCTGTTCAGTTTGTTGAAATTCTACCATAGTGACTTACATTAACAGTCCAGTGATTATTGGGTTCGGTTCTACAGGAGTATTTTTTAGTTACAATGAGGAGAATGTGTAGGATTCTTTAGGCATCTTTGTGGAAGACATCTTCAGTTCAAAagagaaaaaatattgaaaatatgtaatatgaCATACTGTCATGGTATAGGTATGGCACATGTAGAGAGTAAATAAGTTGTCTTAAAAccctattacatgtaaattacccCATACTACTTTTATCAATTGGATATCAAACATGTAAGGATGTGAGCACTTTTCAAtctttaaatttttattttgtttaccaGTTGAACCTTACTTTAAAGGTTCTTCTGTTTCAAACTTTGTTTTTCAAGATTCTAAGTTGTGTTAGTATACATAGATTAAATCATAGACCTAGGTGACAACAAGAGGCAAACAGTACACTTTAGTATGTGTGAATTGTGTGTAGGTAACGGTACACATTTTCAAATcctaaatatatagaaatatttgtagCAATCTGACCTGAATTTCACCAATTCTTTTTGTCCACGTTGGCCATGTGCTTTTCCAATACAACTTCTTACAAATGGACGAATCATTTACAAGACATGATCTACTGTAACTTATTTATTGCCACATTTTCATTTCAGCATGCATGGGTTAAGTATTTCATGAATActtttgaaagttttattttatacaCGGTGCAGAGATGGATTTGGTAACTTTTGTacataatattatgaaataaagaGCATACTGTGAGAATATGGTTGTGTGCGACTTTTGAGTATCACCATACCTCCAGCATTAGTGACCTTTTCTGGAATGAATGGTTTGAGTCAGTGCGCCCTCTACgtcaatttgatgcaccactgatgcacagcAGTTCCTTGTAGCCCActaaaatttagtgttccccaATCTctcactatgtggtgactcaatTGCAAGAAACCCTAGTTTTCTCATTTTGATCCATAAcataaaaatgtgtacaaaagGCAGACTGGTTTTTAATAGCTATTTGCAACCAACTAACTATACAGGAAAGCAATAACAGCCAGGCCAAAATGTTTAGATGTGCattgaaattatacattttgtgGTGTTAATAACATCGATTACATCGCAATTTGTGATTTTGCATTGCTGTCCCTCTAACTGCTTGTAATGCTATCAACTGCAATCGATAAAGTGGTTTGAAAAACGTGCACACAAATTGATTGGTTACAGTGGGGAGTGATAACATACATCAGCTtaattgattatatataatttacattcaaatgaagtcaatatgtaaatgtacccTCATTGAGATGAGCACAAGATTGACATACTTTACATATAGTGAATAGtgtgtaaatatctacaaacagcCATACTGATAACTGCCATTGGGGGCTTGGCTAAATTAATCGTTTGCTGTTACTAGAATTACAAGCAGTTAGTGAGAAAGTGAAGTAAAGTCACAGATTGCAATATAAACAGGCTGGGTGATAATATGATTAAAAACCCTGGATGAAAATCTGATCAGGTAGGGAAGCTTCATATGTTTTATTTCCAGTATTTTGTGTCTACCTAATCAGTAAGATATGATGTTCATGCCATGCTGTCAGCTACCACAGGTTAAGAAGGTGACCAAAACTACCGACCCTTTCTAGAACCACTTGCATCAAATCATATATCAAAACTCAAACAACACTGGCTACAATAACGATTTAATTTTTCAAAGCTGACATACAAAACCTAACTTCACAAAGTCCTTTTAGCTAGGTCATACATGAAAATTGGCACACTTCCAATTTGGACCagaatattgataaatgaaAGATCAGAACCAAAATATATCTtgtcatttcaaaatagaaaagtGGGTTCAAAACGTTTCTGTTGTTACACGTAACAATATCTGATAATATAAAGATAGTTAGGAGTTTTCTGGTTCAAAccactatttatttatttacgttTTTATCATACAATAAGtacatttcaaaactgtacatttattttaaagaGCGAAGCGTTGAACTCTATGCAAAGAGTACTTCTTCATTTCTGATGGTTTCCTCCAGCTTCTCCAAGTCCTCACTTGAAAGTGGAAAATTGCTCTTAATTTTGTCTACATACGCTGGGAAAGTAGAAAGTCCACTGCCCACAATGACCTTGACCAAGCCTAAAGCTTTCTGTGAATCTTGCACTTTAATGCATGCATTCAAAAACATGTCTATAACCTCAGAGCTTGGTACTTTATGATTGACTCTGTACATCTGCATAGCTTCCCACGCCTTGTCAAGTTTCTTCCCTCTCAGACATAGCATTACCACATGGCCCAGTGAAGGGGTGCTCCACAGCAACTTATCTCTACGTCTCGCCGATTCTCGCACTGCGCCAGCAATATCCAACGCAATCTCGGCAAACTTCTCCTGTATCTCTACAGAATGAGTGTCTTTGGCCATCAGATAGAGGTACTGATCTATCAACTGTTGGCGATACCTGTGACCAAACTCTTGTGTATCACGCCATAGATCGGGTAGCTTGTCAAACATGCTGTACATCTCCACAGCATGTAGAAGATCTAACATACAGTACGCACTTGGTACCAAATTAGATGGTATGTATTCTTTGTAGAACTTCATAATGTTCTCTGGTGTATCCAGCTGACAGATAAGGCTGAATAATTTACTGTAGAAAGCTGCTCTCATCACTTGGCTACCCAGTAGTTTATGGTTCTCGCCGGTATTTAACAAATTGTTCACACGATGAGCTAAACCGAGATCTCGTAGACGTTCGCAAACACTCATTGCATCT is part of the Glandiceps talaboti chromosome 2, keGlaTala1.1, whole genome shotgun sequence genome and encodes:
- the LOC144448933 gene encoding protein FAM177A1-like produces the protein MDAQIQTEAENTVTEAISQENVTIQEAPAQKSEGFETIQLEEEKPKRVPRRVIHFSDGIVEEYSTDEEDDEVDSKPVEPPVDPKSLAWMPYIWYYTVASAMGALGVCDFLGEKLAWFFGITQPKYQYAINEYYRNLREEEEDARRAKEEFEEEQREVTEKQTETLSKLEGGVEDEVDITS